From a single Calothrix sp. NIES-2098 genomic region:
- a CDS encoding response regulator receiver domain protein: MVKVSFKELMMSQYLPEPGKQNILVVDDHQLILSGSLELLRQEYPDAEIYKAKTAQATLEIVKRFQPDLIVMDLSIPDKPEVMAQIDTGIQLLKTLMNKYPELNVVVQSSYVKALVRIKHEIDNHQGGFAIADKGLSEKEILTRVNLALQGATHTKDIKTALEFKPEWLEVLKLAFDEGLQDKAIAERMHLHERTVRSYWTKIQDVLGVYPEEGKNMRIQTTIRAREEGLID; the protein is encoded by the coding sequence ATGGTAAAAGTAAGCTTTAAAGAATTGATGATGAGCCAATATTTACCAGAACCAGGGAAGCAAAATATTCTTGTAGTAGATGACCACCAATTAATTTTGAGTGGAAGTCTGGAGTTATTACGACAGGAGTATCCAGACGCAGAGATCTACAAAGCGAAAACAGCGCAAGCAACTCTTGAGATAGTCAAACGCTTTCAGCCAGACTTGATTGTGATGGATTTGTCGATTCCAGACAAGCCAGAAGTGATGGCTCAAATTGATACGGGTATTCAATTACTCAAGACCTTGATGAACAAATACCCTGAACTCAATGTTGTAGTGCAAAGCAGCTATGTAAAAGCGTTGGTGCGGATTAAACATGAAATTGACAACCATCAAGGAGGCTTTGCGATCGCAGATAAAGGACTATCAGAAAAAGAAATCCTCACTAGGGTAAACTTAGCACTGCAAGGCGCAACCCATACAAAAGATATCAAAACAGCATTGGAATTTAAGCCGGAGTGGTTAGAGGTTTTGAAGCTAGCCTTTGACGAAGGATTGCAAGATAAAGCGATCGCTGAACGAATGCATCTACACGAACGAACTGTACGTTCTTACTGGACTAAAATTCAAGATGTTCTAGGCGTCTATCCAGAAGAAGGTAAGAATATGCGAATTCAAACAACAATTCGCGCCCGTGAGGAAGGGTTAATTGATTAA
- a CDS encoding putative sensor with CHASE2 domain protein, producing MPQADRKQIWRKIQREIAIWRTGALPGFGALGIVAIARFFGLLQPWEGIAFDSFLHLRPAESIDNKITIIGINEDDINNVGTYPIPDREIAGLINKVHQYQPRVIGLDNIRNIPVEPGHQELIANFKKYKNLITIEKVLPPPISHSKDIPAEQIGFSDALPDRDGNYRRILLATPSSSGYKLSLCIRLVDSYLSRQGINLENGIRDSETMRFGAIEIPRFVSNTGGYVGIDAGGVQTLLNWRSGKQPFRVLSLNDIKKGNFPDKWLRDRIVLIGIMAPSVRDYIHTGAVANLQPYGVVYGVEFHAHAASQILSAVLDGRPLLKVWSDEWEYLWIGFWGVIPIIIGRLTQSVLKNLFAVVVTGILLVGSTYLLLIWGWWIPVVPGLLILSINGVGLSAFAFYQRDRALQSQINERQLTIDRTFTIIHNGPLQTLANALRYVQEEDFSQEKLHFLLKNLNDEIRAIGEHLKSEALEREESLFLGSGLKLDLKLPIHELFYEVYTSTLKRDLPHFQNLKVKTRSFEPIEEKYLSNDQKREICQFLEEALCNVGKHAIGAKRVQATGKENQGQYTLCIKDNGCGINSNLENKGTKQATNLARKLGGYFQRTPLPPRGTLCELTWPLKGKQSSLRNSLKLFLRVSTENTRDSTPAAPKVDDRHLEVLQSDRLSAKDDE from the coding sequence ATGCCTCAGGCCGATCGAAAACAGATTTGGAGGAAAATTCAAAGAGAAATTGCTATTTGGCGTACAGGAGCATTACCAGGTTTTGGAGCCTTGGGAATTGTGGCGATCGCTCGTTTCTTTGGTTTACTTCAGCCTTGGGAAGGGATAGCATTTGATAGTTTTCTGCATTTACGTCCGGCTGAATCTATAGATAATAAAATTACTATTATTGGTATTAATGAAGATGACATTAATAATGTAGGCACGTATCCTATACCAGATAGAGAAATAGCCGGACTCATCAACAAAGTTCATCAGTATCAGCCAAGAGTTATTGGTTTAGATAATATCAGAAATATCCCAGTTGAACCAGGTCATCAAGAGCTAATTGCTAATTTTAAAAAGTACAAAAATCTAATTACTATTGAAAAAGTTTTACCGCCACCAATTTCCCACTCAAAAGATATACCTGCCGAACAAATTGGGTTCTCAGATGCTTTACCAGATCGAGATGGGAATTACAGACGGATTCTGCTGGCGACGCCATCATCATCAGGCTACAAACTTTCTCTATGCATACGTCTGGTAGACAGTTATTTATCTCGTCAAGGTATTAATTTAGAAAATGGAATTCGCGATTCCGAAACTATGCGATTTGGTGCAATTGAAATTCCTCGCTTTGTATCAAACACTGGGGGATATGTAGGAATAGATGCAGGTGGAGTGCAGACACTACTAAATTGGCGGAGTGGCAAGCAACCATTTCGAGTTTTATCTTTGAATGATATTAAAAAGGGAAATTTTCCAGATAAATGGTTGCGCGATCGCATTGTTTTAATCGGGATTATGGCTCCTAGCGTTCGCGACTACATTCATACTGGTGCAGTTGCTAATTTACAACCTTATGGCGTAGTTTATGGCGTAGAATTTCACGCTCATGCTGCTTCTCAAATTCTGAGTGCGGTTCTTGATGGTCGGCCTTTGTTAAAAGTTTGGTCGGATGAGTGGGAGTATTTGTGGATAGGATTTTGGGGCGTTATACCAATTATTATCGGGCGGCTAACTCAATCTGTACTCAAGAATTTATTTGCTGTTGTTGTGACTGGTATTTTGTTAGTTGGAAGTACCTACCTACTGCTAATTTGGGGTTGGTGGATTCCGGTAGTACCAGGTTTATTAATTTTATCTATCAACGGTGTAGGACTAAGTGCTTTTGCATTTTATCAACGCGATCGCGCTTTACAGTCTCAAATTAATGAACGCCAACTCACTATCGATCGCACCTTTACTATTATTCATAACGGGCCCTTACAAACATTAGCTAATGCTTTAAGATACGTGCAAGAAGAAGACTTTTCTCAAGAAAAATTACACTTCCTTCTGAAGAATCTTAACGATGAAATTCGTGCCATTGGCGAACACTTAAAATCAGAAGCTTTAGAGCGAGAAGAAAGTTTATTTTTAGGAAGTGGCTTAAAACTAGATTTAAAACTGCCAATTCACGAACTTTTCTATGAAGTTTACACCAGTACGCTAAAACGAGATCTGCCACATTTTCAAAATCTCAAGGTAAAAACCCGTTCATTTGAACCGATAGAAGAGAAATATTTAAGTAACGACCAGAAACGAGAAATCTGCCAATTTTTAGAAGAAGCTTTATGCAATGTGGGAAAACACGCAATAGGAGCCAAGCGCGTTCAAGCTACAGGGAAAGAAAACCAAGGTCAATACACTCTTTGCATTAAAGATAATGGCTGCGGTATCAATTCAAATTTAGAAAATAAAGGAACGAAGCAGGCTACAAACTTAGCCAGAAAATTAGGAGGTTATTTTCAAAGAACACCGCTTCCTCCTCGCGGAACTTTGTGTGAATTAACTTGGCCTCTCAAGGGTAAGCAAAGTAGCTTGAGAAACAGCCTCAAACTCTTTTTGCGAGTTTCTACTGAGAACACTCGCGACTCAACACCAGCCGCGCCGAAGGTAGACGATAGGCACCTTGAGGTTCTACAATCGGATCGCCTTTCTGCCAAGGACGATGAGTAG